The sequence TGGCTTTAAATTCTTACCTGTAGCCAAGTCATCGTTAGTAATTAAGGGTATGAGCTGAGTCTCGGTATTTTCACCTAATTCATAAGATGGTCTTGAGGACTGTATGAGATAATATAACAAGTATGCTGCTTAGATCATAAAATGGCATTCAACAGTAATTGGCAGCTTTCGTGATTATGTTTAAGGAGAGAAAGGTATCAAAACAGAACTGCTAGCCTACCCGTGTCagcagctttcagagaagagcaaaCATTTATAAATCAGGTTAGAGAAAGGTTCACACTCCAGTCCACAAAATAGTGACCCTTTTTATAAGTCATTAAAGTTAAAAACCACAGAGATCAACAGTAATGTTAAATTTACCACTAGGTGGCAATGAGAGCTGAATTTCACTGACAAGTTTAAGTTAAGAAAGTGAGCAAATCCAGGCAGAAATTTCAAGattttgagtacaattttttttagaaaaatggaaattccctTTATAGATAATTTAACTTATAGCAGAATGTGTAATTATCTGATTCTATATGTTAACTTCTGGTGCCTTTTCCCTTGGTGAACTGAGGCAattcatttaagaaataaaatttttaaatagttcTCATCATTGATAAAGTTTTTTTTAGAAATCTAGACATATAACATGAAGATATCAGCTAGAAATTACGGAAAGCTAAATATCTTTTTAAAGTTCTAGAATTCTAAGAAAGGTACTATACAATGCAAAGCATTAGTGAAAATGTTAAACCTTTTAAAAGTAACTAATAGAGAGTAATTCTAAATTATTAAATTTTGGATCAAAGTATGAATATTCAGATACTTTGCTTTTAAATCATAGACACATGAAATTAATACCCACATAGGTAAAGTCTTTCCCATGTCTTGAATAAACATTGAGTTTACTAAGCAAATTTACCAAAATCCTGACTTAAATGAATGAAGTTCTACAAAACACACTCTCTTTTTACAAGTGTCGAAATAATAAATGATGAAATTCCCTAGAGTCTGGAATTTTCCATAATTATTCCTGCTTTCTTCATAAAACAAGTCACAAACATGGcatatttgaaataataaaaactttattcctttcatttcttttcatatCAAATAGAACAGGTAAGTACAACAAAATTtcccaaattatggataatgtttccaagtactcaggaaaaaaaaaacccttagtaACTTTAAAATTTCTGGGATGTTGCTCCCCCAAATAAAAGGCAGGACCTCCTACCATCACATATAACATTACAAAAGCTGTATTATAATtagatgaataaataataaacctATACTCTTACCCAATTCATAATAAAAAGGCCCAATTAAAATAAGCCTGTTATTCCCTTTGTATAAATAAATTCCCCAAATTTTCAATTCCCGGTTACCTACAAATGATCAGAATACCTCTTTTATATATCAGGTTTCTAATAGTTTCTCTCACTAATTTAACAATCACTTCCTGTATTATATTTACTTCATTTCCAGAAAATCTCCCTCGTCACCTACacaaaagaacagaaatataattTCTAAATTATTCTTATAATTCTTAAATCATTGTTTCCGCTCATTACTGAACTTCATTTTGAATTATTATAGACACCCTCAAATCTAACAATAGACTCATTCTGTCAGTCTAATCGAACAGACAAAAGAGACAACCATTTAAGACGGTCAGCACAAGAAGAGAATATGGCAGCCCTCACGAATCAAGCAAAAGGCTTGGGGAAAGTGCTCAATCTGTTCATTGTTTTCCAACTATTGCTAGAAAATTTAGGGGATGTCACTATTATGGAAGGGACAGTGACAGATCTACAGAAGTGAACACATGTATACATTTCGTTTGTATCTATACAGAGTTGCCTTCTGATTATTTGCACAATGGAGGGACAAGAAACATAGATGATGCAAAACACAATCCTCAAACCACTTACAGATACATTTTTGTACCTGTATTTCACAGGACTGTGACTGAGGAttcaaaacacaaagaaaattaagtcATCTTGCAAAGAGGTAAGAGTCACAAACACAATTACAAAACAATGGTAAAATAAAGATGCCATTATTGACTTGAGTTTGTCATCTTCTGTTTATTTCTGATGGTGGCTCGAAGTTTACGTATTACCAGTCTATCAGGCAGGATCATATCACCTTGTTGTTCCAGGTAATCCAACAAATTTTGAGTCCATTGGAGAGCAGCTGCATGATTAATATGTTTCTCTGGAATCAGTTCTATTTCCtcctcctcattttcactggACTCATCTGTCTGGCCTTGTGCTCTTCTGATGATTTCACTGTCAGTTAACACTTCATAGCCTGGTTCGGTACTGTCCACTTCAAGCCATTTCTCAATGTTCTCAGTAGTCACATTTTCCAGTCCTTTGGTGTGCTGTAAAATGGTGGCCACAGTAGCTACTGAAATATCTTCTTCGTCAAAGTCCAAGCATTCTTTCTCCTCTACGGTAGGGAGAATCTTCTTCCATGCTCTGCTAATGGTGACTGGCTTTACTAAGTTCCACGCCATCGCTACTTCATAGAGTGCATCTAGCAGAGTCAGCTTCTTCCAAAATGATTTCAGGTCATTACCTTCTTCCAAGTTGTTCTGGAGAAGACCCGCACGATAGTTTCTCTTCATTGTTGCCATGACCCCCTGATCCGAGGGCTGAATCAATGAAGCCACATTGGGTGGTaaatatttagcaaatatttggCCATCATCTGACCTCAGGACATTTTCATTTGGATGTGTTGGTGAATTATCCAACAAGAGCACAGCTTTTTCCTGTAGCCCTTTGGACCTTAAGTACTCTCGAACTTGTGGCACAAAGATCTTATCAAACCATTGTCGAAAAATGGAAAGATCCATCCATGCACCTTTTTGGCTGAAATAAGACACTGGCAGGTTTGAGGTGTCCGTTGACTTAAAGGAACGAGGCTTTTTTGCTTTTCCCACAACACAAAGTTTAAGTTTATGCAAGCCTGTTGCATTGGCACAACACATGATAGTGACTCTTTCCTCAATTGACTTGTGCCCAGAAGCAGTGCATCTGCCTTTGATTACTGAAGTTCTGGAGGGTAGGCACTTCCAGAACAGTCCAGTTTCATCTGCATTGTAGATTTGTTCAGGCTGCAAATTTTCTTGTTCAATAAAGTTTCGAAAGTTGTTGCAAAATTCTTCCACAGCAGTCTCATCTCCATTTAACCTTTCATTTCTAATGTTAATCTCTCTAATGCTGTGGCGCTGTTTAAAACGAGTCAACCAACCAGCAGAAGGGTTAAAATCACCATCCATTCCCAAAGCATAAAAGAAGAACTCTGCCCTTTTTGCACAAATTGGTCCAGATACGGGATTCCCTTTTGCTCTTTGCTGGTTGAACCATTCCAGCATTGCTCTGTCCAGTTCCTCATACATGGATGGTTTCATAGATTTTCTCTTAGCCAGAAGACTTGTAGAATCAGAACTGCTTGCATATGTTataatcttttccttgttttttcttatATCCCGAACTGTTGTTTCACCAATTCCATAAATAACTGCCAATTGTTTGGAAGAACCTCCGTCTTCAAGTTTCTTTATTATATCGAGCTTATCTTTAATAGTCAACACCACACGCTTCCGTTTCCCTGACATGGTAAGGTACTGGGACTCGACCTACACTCAAACTAAAGCAATACCCAAAATCCCTCCTTCCCTCACACGGACTCACTTTTTCACAGACTTACAACCTTAGCGACAACCTGGTGGCCCTGATTCCCTCCTCCGCTGTGCTTGACAGGAAAAGAGATGGCAAAGGAAAGTGGGGAAAAGGGAGGGTGGCTGAGGGAACAGGCCTTTAACTTAGATGAACAGTAGAGGAGAAGGCCCCACGTCACCGCGGATAATCCGGATTAGAGACATTTATTAT comes from Elephas maximus indicus isolate mEleMax1 chromosome 7, mEleMax1 primary haplotype, whole genome shotgun sequence and encodes:
- the JRKL gene encoding jerky protein homolog-like; its protein translation is MSGKRKRVVLTIKDKLDIIKKLEDGGSSKQLAVIYGIGETTVRDIRKNKEKIITYASSSDSTSLLAKRKSMKPSMYEELDRAMLEWFNQQRAKGNPVSGPICAKRAEFFFYALGMDGDFNPSAGWLTRFKQRHSIREINIRNERLNGDETAVEEFCNNFRNFIEQENLQPEQIYNADETGLFWKCLPSRTSVIKGRCTASGHKSIEERVTIMCCANATGLHKLKLCVVGKAKKPRSFKSTDTSNLPVSYFSQKGAWMDLSIFRQWFDKIFVPQVREYLRSKGLQEKAVLLLDNSPTHPNENVLRSDDGQIFAKYLPPNVASLIQPSDQGVMATMKRNYRAGLLQNNLEEGNDLKSFWKKLTLLDALYEVAMAWNLVKPVTISRAWKKILPTVEEKECLDFDEEDISVATVATILQHTKGLENVTTENIEKWLEVDSTEPGYEVLTDSEIIRRAQGQTDESSENEEEEIELIPEKHINHAAALQWTQNLLDYLEQQGDMILPDRLVIRKLRATIRNKQKMTNSSQ